In Mucilaginibacter sp. KACC 22063, the genomic stretch ATAACAAGCGATTGTGCATTGACAGTATCGGCAAAAAAAACAATAGCAATTAATGCTGTAAGGATCGTGATCTTCTTGAAAAACATAAGCGCTCAGGTAGATATGTGCTATTAACGCAATTATTTAATAAATCGCATTTAACACCTTTTGAATACTGTAACACAGAAAGTTATAAAATTGTTGTAGATACCTTGTAGACGCTTTTTTGATTTAACGTAGACACCTTGTAGTCAGCATTTTATTGGCGTTGGCGAACCTCTGTCTTAATTTTGGGTTAACATCTTAATCGTAAACTAAAAACAATAACTATGTCAAACAAAACAATGGCTATTGTAGCCTACATTACAATCATCGGATGGATTGTATCGTATTTAGAATTTAAGAAACGCGCAGAAAAAAGCGCTTTAGTTAACTACCACCTTGGCCAATCATTAGGCCTTATGATCGTATCTGCTGTGCTTAGTATTATCGTATCAATACTGGTAGCTATTATACCCGCTCTTTATATTGTAAGCCTTGTAATTGGCGTCGCTACACTTGTATTATTATTACTTGGTATTGTTACCGCCAACAACGAGGTTATGAAACCACTCCCAGTTGTAGGTAAATTATTCGAAGGCCGTTTCAATTTTGCTGGTCCGGTTAACGCTAATACACAGCAATAAACTCCGATACTGTACCTAACCTTATGTAAATCGTGCCGCTGCTTTGTTAATTCAGAGCAGCGGTTACCTTATGTATCATTAATGCATTATACACTAAATAAAATGCTATGCTGTTAGGTTCAAACCAAGCTTTTAAAAATACACCGATTAAAAGTGAAACAGAACTGATTGCACAACTTATCGGTCAATCGCGTTTTTCTGAAGCATATCTGCTGCTAAAAAGCGAAGCATCAGATAAAACCGAAACCCAGTACAACCTGGCTTTATGCTACTATTGGATAGCTAATTACCGCGAAGCTTTGATCTGCCTGGATAAAGCGCATCTTTTCATGCCGGTAAATCATAGCAAAACAAACCCTGTTAATGACAGTTTTTATAAGGCATTGCGTGAAAAGCAAAATGATCTTGACGATCACCTGCTGCCTATTACGCATAAGCATGTGGAACTGACTTACCCAATGGTGGCAGATGGCATAGTTAGGCTTAAAACAGATTGCTGGCTAAAGTTAGGTGAGTATCAAAAAGTAATTGATATAGCTACACCTATTGCCTACAAAGGGTTTAAGAATATTAATGAAGCAATTAGTATTGCTAAACAAAATTTAAAAAAATGAACACCGAATACAACCAGATAAGGGATACTTATCAACGAAATATGTTTGCAGGTGCAAATGAAAAAGCTGATGTTTTAGCATTGTACCGCGCACTACCCGATCTTAATATGACAGGCGATTACGAAGAAAACTTATATCACCTGGCAGCTCGTTACGCTGATGCCGCAGCAGTAAATTTTTTAAAAGAGGCAGGGATCAGGCCGGTTGCTGACAAATACGGAAATACGCCTTTGCATACCCTTGCAAGCAGCAGGTTTGACACAAACAGCCCGGAATTGGAAGCCACTGCAACTAAAATAAACGAAACTGCCAAAGCATTGCTTGATGCAGGCGTTAACCCCAAAA encodes the following:
- a CDS encoding DUF4870 domain-containing protein, which encodes MSNKTMAIVAYITIIGWIVSYLEFKKRAEKSALVNYHLGQSLGLMIVSAVLSIIVSILVAIIPALYIVSLVIGVATLVLLLLGIVTANNEVMKPLPVVGKLFEGRFNFAGPVNANTQQ